A genomic stretch from Bosea sp. F3-2 includes:
- a CDS encoding sugar ABC transporter permease, giving the protein MDKPHDNRAWLLVLPVLAIVAFSALIPLMTVVNYSVQDTFGNNQFFWNGTGWFKELLDPSSDLGSRVLASFWRNVAFSGIILAIQVPLGIAVALAMPRQGWKVAATLVLMAMPLLVPWNVVGTIWQVFARGDIGLLGYVINRLGIDYNYVADPMAAWITIIMMDVWHWTSLVALLCYAGLKSIPDAYYQAARIDGASRWAVFRFIQLPKMRRVLIIAVLLRFMDSFMIYTEPFVVTGGGPGNSTTFLSIELVKLALGQFDLGKAAAMSIVYNLIILAVCWVFYTVMTNLDVERPRAPVKA; this is encoded by the coding sequence ATGGATAAGCCCCATGACAACCGCGCCTGGCTATTGGTCCTTCCGGTGCTCGCCATCGTCGCCTTCTCTGCGCTCATCCCGCTGATGACCGTGGTGAACTATTCGGTGCAGGACACCTTCGGCAACAACCAGTTCTTCTGGAACGGCACCGGCTGGTTCAAGGAATTGCTCGACCCTTCGAGCGATCTCGGATCGCGCGTCCTCGCCTCGTTCTGGCGCAACGTTGCCTTCTCGGGGATCATCCTGGCGATCCAGGTGCCGCTCGGGATCGCAGTCGCGCTCGCCATGCCGCGACAGGGCTGGAAGGTCGCGGCAACGCTCGTGCTGATGGCTATGCCGCTGCTGGTGCCCTGGAACGTCGTCGGCACGATCTGGCAGGTCTTCGCCCGCGGCGACATCGGCCTGCTGGGTTATGTCATCAACAGGCTCGGCATCGACTACAACTATGTCGCTGATCCGATGGCGGCCTGGATCACCATCATCATGATGGATGTTTGGCACTGGACGTCGCTTGTCGCGCTGCTTTGCTATGCCGGGCTGAAATCGATCCCCGATGCCTACTATCAGGCTGCGCGCATCGACGGCGCCAGCCGCTGGGCCGTGTTCCGCTTCATCCAGTTGCCCAAGATGCGGCGGGTGCTGATCATCGCCGTGCTGCTGCGCTTCATGGACTCCTTCATGATCTACACCGAGCCCTTCGTGGTCACGGGCGGTGGGCCGGGCAATTCAACGACCTTCCTCTCGATCGAACTGGTGAAGCTGGCGCTCGGCCAGTTCGACCTGGGTAAGGCTGCCGCCATGTCGATCGTCTACAATCTCATCATCCTTGCCGTGTGCTGGGTCTTCTACACGGTCATGACCAATCTCGATGTCGAGCGTCCCCGGGCGCCGGTGAAAGCGTGA
- a CDS encoding ABC transporter ATP-binding protein has translation MARIELSDLAHSYKPGASDPGEFALKPMTLTWRQGGAYALLGPSGCGKTTLLNIISGLLIPSHGRVLFDGRDVARLPTEQRNIAQVFQFPVVYDTMTVYENLAFPLRNRRMETRAVDHRVREIAALLELTGELNRKARGLTADAKQKISLGRGLVRPDVAAILFDEPLTVIDPQLKWELRSKLKALHRALDVTMIYVTHDQTEALTFADTVVVMHDGRVVQAGRPDELFEKPAHTFVGYFIGSPGMNVIPASVAGSRAHVAGAVIELPRSYDIPSGKRIEIGVRPEFATLARAGEGVPVTVERIDDLGRSRLARLRLGDHAIAASVPDELNDIGQTAGLILQTGHVHVYADGERLDGRA, from the coding sequence ATGGCCCGCATCGAGCTCTCCGATCTCGCGCATTCCTACAAGCCGGGTGCCTCGGATCCGGGCGAGTTCGCTCTGAAGCCTATGACACTGACTTGGCGCCAGGGCGGCGCCTACGCTCTGCTCGGCCCCTCCGGCTGCGGCAAGACCACATTGCTCAACATCATCTCCGGTCTTCTCATTCCGTCACATGGCCGCGTGCTGTTCGATGGCCGGGATGTCGCACGCCTGCCAACGGAACAGCGCAACATCGCCCAGGTCTTTCAATTCCCGGTCGTCTACGACACGATGACCGTCTACGAGAATCTCGCCTTCCCGCTGCGGAATCGCCGGATGGAGACCCGAGCGGTCGATCACCGCGTGCGCGAGATCGCGGCGCTTCTGGAACTGACCGGCGAGCTCAACCGCAAGGCAAGAGGGCTCACTGCCGACGCCAAGCAGAAGATCTCGCTCGGTCGCGGTCTCGTGCGCCCTGATGTTGCGGCCATCCTCTTCGACGAGCCTTTGACGGTCATCGATCCGCAACTGAAGTGGGAGTTGCGCTCCAAGCTCAAGGCACTTCACAGGGCGCTCGACGTGACGATGATCTATGTGACGCACGACCAGACCGAGGCTCTGACCTTCGCCGACACTGTGGTTGTGATGCATGACGGGCGCGTCGTGCAGGCCGGGCGGCCGGACGAGTTGTTCGAGAAGCCGGCCCATACCTTCGTCGGCTATTTCATTGGCTCGCCGGGCATGAACGTGATTCCTGCATCGGTCGCGGGCAGCCGCGCCCATGTCGCGGGCGCGGTGATCGAACTGCCACGGAGCTACGACATTCCGTCTGGCAAGCGCATCGAGATCGGGGTCAGGCCCGAATTCGCAACGCTCGCCCGTGCCGGCGAAGGCGTGCCTGTCACGGTCGAGCGCATCGATGATCTCGGCCGCTCCCGGCTGGCACGCCTGCGTCTCGGAGATCACGCAATTGCAGCCAGCGTGCCGGATGAACTCAATGACATCGGCCAGACCGCGGGGCTCATCCTTCAAACCGGTCATGTCCATGTCTATGCCGATGGCGAACGCCTGGACGGGAGGGCTTGA